The following proteins are co-located in the Nocardioides piscis genome:
- a CDS encoding alpha/beta hydrolase, with protein sequence MKKLLVGLLVAALVLASVGTLFAVVASFRDSGRAPSDPGADETPSQSQSPESGATDPPTPELEPFYSQSLEWESCEGSHECAQLTVPLDYAQPDGETIELALLRVPATGDREGSMVVNPGGPGAPGNDYAAAADRVFRAPLLRAFDVVGFDPRGTGESAPIDCLTDERLDAVRAFDPDPDDAAETSEFVALSKEFGDGCARLSGDLINHVSTIEAARDMDVLRAALGDDQLTYFGASYGTKLGATYAELFPDRVGRFVLDGAVDVSLDNRQLSLEQAAGFETALRAYVQDCVDTAADCFLGDSVDEGLATISALLDDIDADPLPTSDDRMLQVGNAFYGLVMPLYVREYWPLLSTALRSALDGQGQGLMQLADIYASRSSEGYADNSAEAIFAINCLDDPSAVTVEQVDEEIPAFEEASPTFGSVFAWSLTGCSTSQGRTTEEPLTIDARGAAPILVVGTTRDPATPMKWAEALAAQLKPGVLLRRDGDGHTAYNAGNECIDTAIESYLLDGDVPADQTSC encoded by the coding sequence ATGAAGAAGCTGTTGGTTGGACTGCTGGTCGCCGCCCTGGTGCTGGCCTCGGTCGGGACCCTGTTCGCGGTGGTCGCCAGCTTCCGGGACTCGGGCCGGGCGCCGAGCGACCCTGGGGCCGACGAGACCCCGTCTCAGTCGCAAAGTCCCGAGTCGGGAGCCACCGATCCGCCCACTCCGGAGCTCGAGCCCTTCTACTCCCAGTCCCTCGAGTGGGAGTCGTGCGAGGGGTCTCACGAGTGTGCGCAGCTCACGGTGCCGCTCGACTATGCCCAGCCCGACGGGGAGACGATCGAGCTGGCCCTCCTGCGGGTCCCCGCGACCGGCGACCGCGAGGGCTCGATGGTGGTCAACCCCGGAGGACCGGGAGCGCCCGGCAACGACTATGCCGCTGCTGCCGACCGGGTCTTCCGCGCTCCGCTGCTGCGGGCCTTCGACGTCGTCGGCTTCGACCCGCGCGGCACGGGCGAGTCCGCGCCCATCGACTGCCTCACCGACGAGCGGCTCGACGCCGTGCGCGCCTTCGACCCCGACCCGGACGACGCGGCGGAGACGTCGGAGTTCGTGGCTCTCTCCAAGGAGTTCGGCGACGGCTGCGCGCGGCTCAGCGGCGACCTGATCAACCACGTCTCCACGATCGAAGCAGCGCGCGACATGGACGTCCTGCGGGCCGCGCTCGGCGACGACCAGCTGACCTACTTCGGCGCGTCCTACGGCACCAAGCTCGGAGCGACGTATGCCGAGCTGTTCCCCGACCGCGTGGGCCGGTTCGTCCTCGACGGTGCCGTCGACGTCTCGCTCGACAACCGCCAGCTCAGCCTCGAGCAGGCGGCCGGGTTCGAGACCGCGCTGCGTGCCTATGTCCAGGACTGCGTCGACACCGCTGCGGACTGCTTCCTCGGCGACTCGGTCGACGAGGGCCTCGCGACGATCAGCGCCCTCCTCGACGACATCGACGCCGATCCGCTGCCGACCAGCGACGACCGGATGCTCCAGGTCGGCAACGCCTTCTATGGCCTGGTCATGCCCCTCTACGTCCGCGAATACTGGCCGCTGCTCAGCACCGCCCTCCGCTCGGCCCTCGACGGGCAGGGGCAGGGCCTGATGCAGCTGGCCGACATCTATGCCTCCCGGTCCTCCGAGGGCTATGCCGACAACAGTGCCGAGGCGATCTTCGCCATCAACTGCCTCGACGACCCCTCGGCCGTCACGGTCGAGCAGGTCGACGAGGAGATCCCGGCGTTCGAGGAGGCCTCGCCGACCTTCGGCTCGGTCTTCGCCTGGTCGCTGACCGGCTGCAGCACCTCGCAGGGCAGGACGACCGAGGAGCCGCTCACGATCGACGCCAGGGGCGCCGCGCCGATCCTCGTCGTCGGCACGACCCGCGACCCTGCCACCCCGATGAAGTGGGCCGAGGCGCTGGCCGCCCAGCTGAAGCCGGGCGTCCTGCTCCGCCGCGACGGTGACGGTCACACCGCCTACAACGCCGGCAACGAGTGCATCGACACCGCCATCGAGTCCTACCTCCTCGACGGCGACGTCCCGGCCGACCAGACCAGCTGCTGA
- a CDS encoding DNA polymerase III subunit delta' translates to MSALQAPSVWADLVGQRPVITALRRAAGGDGMTHAWLFVGPPGSGRSNAAVAFAAALQCESGTGCGTCKSCHTVSTGSHADVHLVRTEKLSIGVDEVRDLVRRAALAPAGDRWQIMIVEDSDRLTDQACNALLKAIEEPTPRTVWLLCAPTVEDVLTTIRSRCRLVALTTPAAAEVADFLVRTIDGMSPELAANAARASQGHIGRARALATDEQTRLRRRQVVQIPSRLTSVGACMQAATNVSEIAKDEAEAITSGLDAREKKELDSAYGVVERGRRPREYGPALKVLEKGQSTRAKRRVLDVVDRCLMDLTSVYRDAIALSFDAPGALVNEEMRVEIEQLARVTTSEELLKMIDAIFTAREQMLEFNVPPLLALEAMMVSLRLESGPHR, encoded by the coding sequence GTGAGCGCGCTCCAGGCGCCCTCGGTGTGGGCAGACCTCGTCGGCCAGCGACCGGTCATCACGGCCCTGCGCCGGGCCGCGGGGGGCGACGGGATGACCCACGCCTGGCTGTTCGTCGGGCCTCCGGGATCGGGTCGCTCCAACGCCGCGGTCGCGTTCGCGGCCGCGCTGCAGTGTGAGTCGGGGACCGGCTGCGGGACGTGCAAGTCGTGCCACACCGTCTCGACCGGCAGCCACGCCGACGTCCACCTCGTCCGCACCGAGAAGCTCTCCATCGGGGTCGACGAGGTGCGCGACCTCGTCCGTCGCGCAGCCCTCGCCCCGGCCGGCGACCGGTGGCAGATCATGATCGTCGAGGACTCCGACCGGCTGACCGACCAGGCGTGCAACGCGCTGCTCAAGGCGATCGAGGAGCCGACTCCGCGCACCGTGTGGCTGCTCTGCGCGCCGACCGTCGAGGACGTCCTGACGACCATCCGCTCGCGCTGCCGGCTGGTCGCGCTCACCACGCCCGCGGCCGCCGAGGTCGCCGACTTCCTGGTCCGCACGATCGACGGGATGAGCCCCGAGCTCGCAGCCAACGCCGCCCGCGCCAGCCAGGGCCACATCGGCCGCGCTCGCGCGCTGGCGACCGACGAGCAGACGCGCCTGCGCCGCCGCCAGGTCGTGCAGATCCCGTCCCGGCTGACCTCGGTCGGTGCGTGCATGCAGGCCGCGACCAACGTCAGCGAGATCGCCAAGGACGAGGCCGAGGCGATCACCTCGGGGCTCGATGCGCGGGAGAAGAAGGAGCTCGACTCGGCATACGGCGTGGTCGAGCGGGGTCGCCGGCCCCGCGAATACGGCCCGGCGCTCAAGGTGTTGGAGAAGGGCCAGTCGACGCGCGCCAAGCGGCGCGTGCTCGACGTGGTCGACCGGTGCCTGATGGACCTGACCTCGGTCTATCGCGACGCGATCGCGCTGTCGTTCGATGCCCCGGGGGCGCTGGTCAACGAGGAGATGCGCGTCGAGATCGAGCAGCTCGCGCGGGTGACCACGTCCGAGGAGCTGCTGAAGATGATCGATGCGATCTTCACCGCGCGCGAGCAGATGCTCGAGTTCAACGTCCCGCCGCTCTTGGCGCTGGAGGCCATGATGGTGTCCCTGAGACTGGAGAGCGGGCCGCACCGATGA
- the tmk gene encoding dTMP kinase has translation MSPGVFSERGLFVCFEGGEGAGKSTQSRLLERWLVDAGHTVVLTFEPGDTAVGRSLRQIVLDPATGDLSHRTEVLLYAADKAEHVDTVVLPALARGEVVITDRYVDSALAYQGAGRDLALAEVEHVNRWATADLRPHLTVVLDVEPSAGLGRFEGRDRIEGQSLEFHQRVRQGFLDLAAADPDHYLVLDARAAVDDIAAAIRERVAGMLP, from the coding sequence GTGAGTCCAGGGGTCTTCAGCGAGCGCGGCCTCTTCGTCTGCTTCGAGGGTGGCGAGGGCGCGGGCAAGTCCACCCAGTCGCGCCTGCTCGAGCGCTGGCTCGTCGACGCCGGACACACCGTCGTCCTCACCTTCGAGCCCGGTGACACCGCCGTCGGCCGCTCCCTGCGCCAGATCGTCCTCGACCCCGCGACCGGCGACCTGTCCCACCGCACCGAGGTGTTGCTGTATGCCGCCGACAAGGCCGAGCACGTCGACACGGTCGTGCTGCCGGCGCTGGCCCGCGGCGAGGTGGTCATCACCGACCGCTATGTCGACTCGGCGCTGGCCTATCAAGGCGCGGGGCGCGACCTGGCGCTGGCCGAGGTCGAGCACGTCAACCGCTGGGCGACCGCCGACCTGCGACCCCACCTGACGGTCGTCCTCGACGTCGAGCCGTCCGCCGGGCTCGGCCGGTTCGAGGGCCGCGACCGGATCGAGGGACAGTCGCTGGAGTTCCACCAGCGGGTGCGACAGGGCTTCCTCGACCTCGCGGCCGCCGACCCCGACCACTACCTCGTGCTCGACGCCCGCGCCGCGGTCGACGACATCGCCGCCGCGATCCGCGAGCGGGTGGCGGGGATGCTGCCGTGA
- a CDS encoding GAF and ANTAR domain-containing protein: protein MPSPDVGEFAAIAADLHAEPDADVTARNIVEHGVDIVAQAEHVSLTIALAGGGHTTLAATSELAEKVDMLQYELDEGPCIQVADGASWFCSGDVTSDPRWPRWGPAAGEHGVRSVLAVRLDTVDKSSNGALNFFSTQSGAFSESEIVDVAQVYAVHAANALSAACTAAGLQTALTSRHTIGLAQGILMERYRLDQQRSFDLLRRTSSVHNIKLRDLASTLVETGQLPGQPPSPG from the coding sequence TTGCCCAGTCCCGACGTCGGCGAGTTCGCCGCGATCGCTGCCGATCTCCACGCCGAGCCTGACGCGGACGTCACTGCCCGGAACATCGTCGAGCACGGCGTCGACATCGTCGCCCAGGCAGAGCACGTCAGCCTGACCATCGCCCTCGCCGGTGGCGGCCACACCACTCTGGCCGCGACGAGCGAGCTGGCCGAGAAGGTCGACATGCTGCAGTACGAGCTGGACGAGGGGCCCTGCATCCAGGTGGCCGACGGAGCGAGCTGGTTCTGCAGCGGTGACGTGACGTCGGATCCCCGCTGGCCCCGGTGGGGCCCCGCCGCGGGGGAGCACGGGGTGCGCTCGGTGCTCGCCGTACGCCTCGACACCGTCGACAAGAGCTCCAACGGTGCCCTCAACTTCTTCAGCACCCAGTCCGGTGCCTTCTCCGAGTCGGAGATCGTGGACGTGGCCCAGGTCTATGCGGTGCACGCCGCCAACGCCCTGTCCGCGGCCTGCACGGCGGCCGGGCTGCAGACCGCTCTGACCTCTCGCCACACGATCGGCCTCGCACAGGGGATCCTGATGGAGCGCTACCGGCTCGACCAGCAGCGCAGCTTCGACCTGCTCCGTCGCACCTCGTCGGTCCACAACATCAAGCTGCGCGACCTGGCGTCGACCCTGGTCGAGACCGGACAGCTGCCGGGCCAGCCGCCCTCGCCCGGCTAG
- a CDS encoding zinc-dependent alcohol dehydrogenase, protein MKAVTWQGRRDMQVVEVPDPEIQDPTDVVIDITSTGLCGSDLHLYDPLTPFMQSGDVVGHEPMGVVREVGSAVETLAVGDRVVVPFNISCGTCWMCSRGLFSQCETTQNRDQGTGASLFGYSKLYGAVPGGQAEALRVPFGDTLPIKIPHGPTDDRFLFLSDVLPTAWQAVEYADTDEDGTLLVLGAGPIGDMACRIAKHRGLRVIGVDSVPERLGRLSAYGAETIDMSQVDGIGDRVREMTDGRGADAVIDAVGMEAHGSPIAEAAQKALALLPKKVAEKVMLNAGSDRLAAVYTAIDAVRRGGTISISGVYGGATDPMPMFQLFDKQIQLRMGQANVRRWSDDILALLQEDEDVLGVETFATHHLPLEEAPEAYRSFRDKERGMVKVVFTP, encoded by the coding sequence ATGAAGGCAGTGACTTGGCAGGGACGACGTGACATGCAGGTGGTGGAGGTTCCCGACCCGGAGATCCAGGACCCGACCGACGTGGTCATCGACATCACCTCGACCGGCCTCTGCGGCTCCGACCTGCATCTCTACGACCCGCTGACGCCGTTCATGCAGTCCGGCGACGTCGTCGGCCACGAGCCCATGGGCGTGGTCCGCGAGGTCGGCTCGGCGGTCGAGACGCTCGCCGTCGGCGACCGGGTCGTCGTGCCGTTCAACATCAGCTGCGGGACGTGCTGGATGTGCAGCCGCGGGCTCTTCAGCCAGTGTGAGACGACCCAGAACCGCGACCAGGGCACCGGCGCCAGCCTGTTCGGCTACAGCAAGCTCTATGGCGCCGTGCCGGGCGGCCAGGCCGAGGCGCTGCGCGTGCCGTTCGGCGACACCCTGCCGATCAAGATCCCGCACGGCCCGACCGACGACCGGTTCCTCTTCCTCTCCGACGTGCTGCCCACGGCCTGGCAGGCGGTCGAATATGCCGACACCGACGAGGACGGCACCCTGCTCGTGCTGGGAGCCGGCCCGATCGGTGACATGGCGTGCCGGATCGCCAAGCACCGGGGTCTGCGGGTCATCGGCGTCGACTCCGTGCCCGAGCGGCTCGGCCGGCTGAGCGCCTATGGCGCCGAGACCATCGACATGTCACAGGTCGACGGCATCGGCGACCGGGTGCGCGAGATGACCGACGGGCGTGGAGCGGACGCCGTCATCGACGCCGTCGGCATGGAGGCGCACGGATCGCCGATCGCCGAAGCGGCCCAGAAGGCGTTGGCGCTGCTGCCCAAGAAGGTCGCGGAGAAGGTCATGCTCAACGCCGGCTCCGACCGCCTCGCTGCCGTCTACACCGCGATCGACGCGGTCCGCCGTGGCGGCACGATCAGCATCTCCGGGGTGTACGGCGGTGCCACCGACCCGATGCCGATGTTCCAGCTGTTCGACAAGCAGATCCAGCTGCGCATGGGCCAGGCCAACGTCCGCCGCTGGAGCGACGACATCCTGGCGCTGCTCCAGGAGGACGAGGACGTCCTCGGGGTGGAGACGTTCGCGACCCACCACCTCCCGCTCGAGGAGGCTCCCGAGGCCTACCGCAGCTTCCGGGACAAGGAGCGCGGCATGGTGAAGGTCGTCTTTACTCCCTGA
- a CDS encoding glycosyltransferase yields the protein MTITQRPRLRDRARPLTIASVPSGHVYVRHLAPLTGAGSRRLADPDPLDPGRPAGATWWPPVMLAPGWVEDARMDVFHLHFGFDAVDPGDLAALTEALRARSTPFVFTVHDLRNPHHEDRRLHDEQLDVLVPAADALVTLTPGAAREIRERWGRDAHVIPHPHVVDVQHMAHALAVRPRWRRRPFRVGLHLKSLRASMDPMRILPTLIETVERLDDAVLQVNGHRDVLEPGGDRHHAELSRFLRREADRGRIELQVHDFFSDAQLWAYLASLDVSVLPYRFGTHSGWLEACRDLQTTVIAPSCGYFSEQGPALSYVHDENAFDPESLREAVRHAHAERPRLGASIDERTTQRREVAAAHEALYRDLAG from the coding sequence ATGACCATCACGCAGCGCCCCAGGCTGCGGGACCGGGCACGACCGCTCACGATCGCCTCCGTCCCCTCGGGCCACGTCTATGTCCGTCACCTCGCGCCCCTGACCGGCGCCGGCTCGCGCCGCCTGGCCGACCCGGACCCGCTCGATCCCGGCCGACCAGCGGGGGCCACGTGGTGGCCTCCCGTGATGCTGGCGCCCGGCTGGGTCGAGGACGCGCGGATGGACGTGTTCCATCTCCACTTCGGCTTCGACGCCGTCGACCCCGGCGACCTGGCCGCACTCACCGAGGCTCTGCGTGCCCGTTCGACGCCGTTCGTGTTCACGGTCCACGACCTGCGCAACCCGCACCACGAGGACCGGCGGCTGCACGACGAGCAGCTCGACGTCCTGGTGCCGGCCGCCGACGCGCTGGTGACCCTCACCCCCGGCGCAGCCCGGGAGATCCGCGAGCGCTGGGGGCGCGACGCCCACGTCATCCCCCACCCCCACGTCGTCGACGTCCAGCACATGGCCCACGCCCTGGCGGTCCGGCCGAGGTGGCGGCGGCGCCCGTTCCGGGTCGGGCTGCACCTCAAGAGCCTGCGCGCCAGCATGGACCCGATGCGGATCCTTCCGACCCTGATCGAGACGGTCGAGCGGCTCGACGACGCGGTGCTCCAGGTCAACGGTCACCGCGACGTCCTCGAGCCCGGCGGCGACCGACACCACGCCGAGCTGTCGCGCTTCCTGCGGCGCGAGGCCGACCGGGGCCGGATCGAGCTGCAGGTCCACGACTTCTTCTCCGACGCCCAGCTGTGGGCCTATCTGGCCTCGCTCGACGTGTCCGTCCTCCCCTACCGGTTCGGCACCCACTCCGGCTGGCTCGAGGCCTGCCGGGACCTGCAGACGACGGTCATCGCGCCGAGCTGCGGCTACTTCAGCGAGCAGGGTCCTGCGTTGTCATACGTCCACGACGAGAACGCCTTCGACCCCGAGTCGCTGCGCGAGGCCGTCCGTCACGCGCATGCCGAGCGACCCCGCCTCGGCGCGTCCATCGACGAGCGGACCACCCAGCGCAGGGAGGTCGCCGCCGCCCACGAGGCGCTCTATCGCGACCTCGCCGGATGA
- a CDS encoding glycosyltransferase family 4 protein codes for MSARGGALRICLVANSRFPISEPFTGGLESMTWHLAHELVRRGHEVAVFAAPGSDPALGVIELAVDALPDHTGRLDVDAPQSVQVAEHHAYLALMLELARDQGSRFDVLHNNSLHYLPVAMASALPMPMVTTLHTPPLWWLESAVRLDRGASTFAAVSRFTAASWAAITDCSCVPNGVDVTRWPVGPGGDAAVWSGRLVAEKAPHEAIAAARLAGIPIVLAGPVLDEHYFRTCVEPLLGADATYAGHLDHADLAALVGSSAVAVVTPAWDEPYGLVAAEALACGTPVAAFARGGLPEVLTDQCGRLAGPGDVAGLAAAIGEAARLDRARCREHAVTELSLTRMVDRYEALYRSLAHQREAA; via the coding sequence ATGAGTGCCCGGGGAGGGGCACTGCGGATCTGCCTGGTCGCCAACAGCCGGTTCCCGATCAGCGAGCCGTTCACGGGCGGGCTGGAGTCGATGACGTGGCACCTCGCGCACGAGCTCGTCCGCCGCGGTCACGAGGTCGCCGTCTTCGCAGCGCCCGGGTCGGACCCGGCCCTCGGCGTGATCGAGCTGGCCGTCGACGCACTGCCCGACCACACCGGCCGCCTCGACGTCGACGCCCCCCAGTCGGTGCAGGTCGCCGAGCACCACGCCTACCTGGCGCTGATGCTCGAGCTGGCTCGCGACCAGGGCTCACGCTTCGACGTGCTCCACAACAACAGCCTCCACTACCTGCCGGTGGCCATGGCCTCCGCGCTGCCGATGCCGATGGTGACCACGCTCCACACGCCTCCCCTGTGGTGGCTGGAGTCGGCCGTGCGCCTCGACCGCGGCGCAAGCACCTTCGCGGCCGTTTCTCGTTTCACGGCCGCCTCCTGGGCAGCGATCACCGACTGCAGCTGTGTCCCCAACGGCGTGGACGTGACGCGGTGGCCGGTCGGGCCCGGCGGCGACGCCGCCGTCTGGTCGGGCCGCCTGGTCGCCGAGAAGGCACCGCACGAGGCGATCGCCGCCGCGCGCCTCGCCGGCATCCCGATCGTGCTCGCCGGCCCCGTGCTCGACGAGCACTACTTCCGCACGTGCGTGGAGCCGTTGCTCGGCGCCGACGCCACCTATGCCGGCCACCTGGACCACGCAGACCTGGCCGCCCTCGTCGGGAGCTCGGCCGTCGCTGTGGTCACGCCCGCCTGGGACGAACCCTACGGCCTGGTCGCGGCCGAGGCACTCGCCTGCGGGACCCCGGTCGCGGCCTTTGCGCGCGGCGGCCTGCCCGAGGTGCTGACCGATCAGTGCGGACGACTGGCCGGCCCCGGTGACGTCGCGGGGCTCGCTGCCGCGATCGGGGAAGCCGCTCGCCTCGACCGCGCTCGCTGCCGTGAGCACGCAGTGACCGAGCTGTCGCTGACCCGCATGGTCGACCGCTACGAGGCGCTCTACCGCTCCCTCGCCCATCAGCGGGAAGCCGCATGA
- a CDS encoding glycosyltransferase, translated as MSPIGYYIHHHGSGHLHRALTLAPHLPGPVTGFSSLARPAGWEGPWVELPRDDSLASYADAHDVSVGDRLHWAPLGDPGLRERMSLLAGWIGREAPAAMVVDQSVEVCLLARLHGVPVVALTAPGRRTDPAHRLGFDAATALVGAWPPGATSWMLPGLDPAVAARFQPVGAVSRFPVTARPHPSRRRRHAVLIAGTGGDGFTAATIAAAQEQTPDWDWTILSRTLGSWHHDPSAVLTTADVAVLHPGQNSLAEVAALRLPAVVVPAQRPFDEQHVTAEVLRDEWPAVVADELETADWGHLLHQAADLDGDGWAAWCDGGAPARVAAVVSRVLDRARAA; from the coding sequence ATGAGCCCGATCGGCTACTACATCCACCACCACGGCAGCGGTCACCTCCACCGCGCACTGACCCTGGCGCCCCACCTGCCCGGCCCCGTCACCGGCTTCTCCTCGCTCGCCCGTCCGGCCGGTTGGGAGGGACCGTGGGTGGAGCTGCCGAGGGACGACTCCCTCGCGTCGTATGCCGATGCGCACGACGTCAGCGTCGGCGACCGCCTGCACTGGGCCCCGCTCGGCGACCCCGGCCTGCGCGAGCGGATGTCGCTGCTGGCGGGCTGGATCGGGCGGGAGGCGCCGGCCGCGATGGTGGTGGACCAGTCCGTCGAGGTGTGCCTGCTGGCGCGGCTGCACGGGGTCCCGGTCGTCGCGCTGACGGCTCCCGGTCGGCGTACGGACCCTGCACACCGGCTCGGCTTCGACGCGGCGACCGCGCTGGTCGGCGCGTGGCCGCCCGGCGCGACGTCATGGATGCTGCCCGGCCTGGACCCGGCGGTGGCGGCCCGCTTCCAGCCGGTCGGGGCCGTCTCGCGCTTCCCTGTCACCGCGCGTCCGCACCCGTCCCGCAGGCGGCGCCACGCAGTGCTGATCGCCGGCACCGGCGGTGACGGGTTCACCGCTGCGACCATCGCCGCGGCGCAGGAGCAGACCCCTGACTGGGACTGGACGATCCTCAGCCGCACCCTCGGCTCCTGGCACCACGACCCGTCGGCCGTCCTCACCACTGCCGACGTCGCGGTCCTGCACCCCGGACAGAACTCGCTGGCCGAGGTCGCCGCACTGCGGCTGCCGGCGGTCGTGGTCCCTGCGCAGCGCCCCTTCGACGAGCAGCACGTCACGGCCGAGGTGCTGCGCGACGAATGGCCGGCCGTCGTGGCCGACGAGCTCGAGACTGCCGACTGGGGCCATCTCCTGCACCAGGCGGCCGACCTCGACGGCGACGGCTGGGCCGCCTGGTGTGACGGCGGCGCCCCGGCGCGCGTGGCAGCGGTGGTGAGCCGGGTGCTCGACCGGGCGCGGGCCGCATGA
- a CDS encoding glycosyltransferase family 2 protein produces the protein MRTAVVTVAHGRHDHLACQRESLAAATVPPDHHVVVAIDDPVLAGSGRCSASLPATPLGLPLAAARNLGARIALGLGAGVLVFLDVDCLAGPGLVEAYADAVESDPSTVWSGPVTYLDPPPGTGYDLAALPGLDSPHPARPAPAPGERLHDADPDLFWSLSFACSAAAWRRSGGFCEDYVGYGGEDTDFGRVLVEDGLELGWLGAARAYHQFHPVSRPPVEHVDDIVRNAAIFRRRWGHTPMLGWLREFERLGLVKVDEDGRWHTLG, from the coding sequence ATGAGGACGGCCGTCGTCACCGTCGCCCACGGGCGGCACGACCACCTGGCCTGCCAGCGCGAGTCCCTGGCTGCCGCCACCGTGCCACCGGACCACCACGTGGTGGTCGCCATCGACGACCCCGTGCTCGCCGGCAGCGGTCGGTGCAGCGCGAGCCTGCCGGCCACGCCGCTCGGCCTGCCGCTGGCCGCGGCGCGCAACCTCGGCGCACGGATCGCGCTCGGCCTGGGCGCAGGAGTCCTGGTCTTCCTCGACGTCGACTGCCTCGCCGGCCCCGGCCTGGTCGAGGCCTATGCCGACGCGGTGGAGTCCGACCCGTCGACGGTGTGGTCGGGCCCGGTCACCTACCTCGACCCCCCGCCGGGGACCGGCTACGACCTGGCCGCCCTGCCCGGTCTGGACTCACCCCACCCCGCGAGGCCGGCCCCAGCCCCGGGCGAACGGCTGCACGACGCCGATCCCGACCTGTTCTGGTCGCTGTCCTTCGCCTGCTCCGCAGCGGCCTGGCGCCGCTCCGGCGGCTTCTGCGAGGACTACGTCGGCTATGGCGGCGAGGACACCGACTTCGGACGCGTGCTCGTCGAGGACGGGCTCGAGCTCGGCTGGCTCGGTGCTGCCCGCGCCTACCACCAGTTCCACCCCGTCTCCCGGCCCCCGGTCGAGCACGTCGACGACATCGTGCGCAACGCCGCGATCTTCCGCCGCCGGTGGGGACACACCCCCATGCTGGGCTGGCTGCGCGAGTTCGAGCGGCTCGGCCTCGTCAAGGTGGACGAGGACGGGCGGTGGCACACCCTGGGGTGA